The Primulina eburnea isolate SZY01 chromosome 6, ASM2296580v1, whole genome shotgun sequence genome contains a region encoding:
- the LOC140833782 gene encoding uncharacterized protein: MASLKTAGVQAGCALVSVRRLAHTVAKPQPLGAAITHLISPTSPPLVFPENIDDNVKSGAEKLPNLPLFAGSMELMAVPKKKVSRHKRGIRNGPKALKPVPVIVRCRGCGRVKLPHFFCCSGMKPSPGDQCD, translated from the exons ATGGCCTCGCTAAAAACTGCTGGAGTTCAAGCGGGTTGTGCTTTAGTAAGTGTCCGCCGGTTGGCGCACACAGTGGCTAAACCACAGCCTTTGGGAGCCGCCATCACCCACTTGATCAGCCCCACGTCGCCGCCATTGGTTTTTCCCGAAAATATAGACGACAATGTCAAGAGTGGAGCTGAAAAATTGCCTAATCTACCTTTGTTCGCTGGGTCTATGGAACTCATGGCCGTCCCCAAAAAGAAG GTTTCTCGACATAAGAGAGGCATAAGAAATGGACCAAAAGCTTTGAAACCTGTTCCAGTTATAGTTCGTTGCAG GGGTTGTGGTCGGGTCAAGCTACCACACTTCTTTTGTTGCAGCGGGATGAAGCCAAGTCCTGGTGACCAATGTGACTGA